A part of Perognathus longimembris pacificus isolate PPM17 chromosome 16, ASM2315922v1, whole genome shotgun sequence genomic DNA contains:
- the LOC125364583 gene encoding LOW QUALITY PROTEIN: albumin-like (The sequence of the model RefSeq protein was modified relative to this genomic sequence to represent the inferred CDS: deleted 2 bases in 2 codons) codes for MKWVTCTSLLLLLLSSADSRGVFRRDAHKSEVAHRFNDLGEQYFKGLVLIAFSQFLQKCPFEHHVELVKEVTEFAKTCAADESAPNCDKPVATLFGDKVCGLPSLSDHYPELAGCCGKQEPERHECFLQHKDDSPDLPPLVRPEPDAMCNAFQQNEQELMGQYLHEVARRHPYFNGPELLYYAEKYKEVMTECCKAEDKAACLTPKLDAVKEKALIASAQQRLQCATFQKFGDRAFKAWTLSLLSQKFPKADFAEISKVVTDLTKVTKECCHGDLLECADDRADLVKYMCENQDSISSKLQRCCEKPLLQKAHCLSEVEKDDMPADLPPLEVDFVQDADVCKNYAEAKDVFLGTFLYEYSRRRPDYAVSMLLRLAQKYEAVLERCCAQADPPACYGKAFDELKPLVEEPQNLVEQACHQFEQLGEYKFQNQLVVRYTKKTPQVATSTLVEAARTLGKVGTQCCGLPEAERLRCFEDYLALAVNRFCVLHEKNPVSARVTECCTKSLVNRRPCFTALPVDETYVPKEFNAETFTFHADYCTLPEAEQQHKKQMTLAELVKHKPAATEEQLAAVAGKVSAFLARCCEAADREACFAAEGPKTVAESQAVFA; via the exons ATGAAGTGGGTAACTTgtacctccctcctcctcctgctcctcagcTCCGCCGACTCCAGGGGTGTGTTCCGCCGGGATGCAC aCAAGAGTGAGGTTGCTCATCGATTCAACGATCTGGGAGAACAGTATTTCAAAGGCCT CGTCCTGATCGCATTCTCTCAGTTTCTTCAGAAGTGCCCCTTCGAACATCACGTAGAATTAGTCAAAGAAGTAACGGAGTTTGCCAAGACCTGTGCTGCCGACGAGTCCGCTCCCAACTGTGATAAACCAGTT GCCActctttttggagataaggtGTGTGGCCTTCCATCTCTTTCTGATCACTATCCTGAGCTAGCCGGATGCTGTGGGAAACAGGAACCCGAGAGACACGAATGCTTCTTGCAACACAAGGACGACAGCCCGGACCTTCCGCCCTTAGTGAGACCGGAGCCCGATGCCATGTGTAACGCTTTCCAGCAAAACGAGCAGGAGCTCATGGGGCA GTATTTGCACGAGGTGGCCAGAAGACATCCTTACTTCAACGGCCCAGAGCTCCTCTACTATGCGGAGAAGTACAAGGAAGTGATGACAGAATGCTGCAAAGCTGAGGACAAAGCCGCCTGCCTCACCCCAAAG CTAGATGCAGTGAAGGAGAAGGCTCTGATTGCTTCCGCCCAGCAGAGACTGCAGTGTGCTACTTTTCAGAAATTCGGAGACAGAGCTTTCAAAGcatg gacACTATCTCTTCTGAGCCAGAAATTTCCTAAAGCTGACTTTGCAGAAATTTCCAAGGTTGTTACAGATCTGACTAAAGTCACCAAGGAGTGTTGCCACGGTGACCTGCTTGAATGCGCGGATGACAGG GCGGACCTCGTcaagtacatgtgtgaaaatcAGGATTCGATCTCCAGCAAGCTGCAGCGCTGCTGCGAGAAGCCTCTGCTGCAAAAGGCCCACTGCCTTTCTGAGGTGGAAAAGGACGACATGCCGGCCGACCTTCCCCCCTTGGAGGTCGATTTCGTGCAGGACGCTGACGTTTGCAAGAACTACGCTGAGGCCAAAGACGTTTTCCTGGGCAC GTTTCTGTACGAGTATTCTAGAAGGCGCCCTGACTACGCTGTCAGCATGCTGTTGAGGCTCGCCCAGAAATACGAAGCCGTGCTGGAGAGGTGCTGcgcccaggccgac cccccCGCGTGCTACGGCAAGGCG TTTGATGAACTGAAACCTCTCGTGGAGGAGCCTCAGAATTTAGTGGAGCAAGCTTGTCACCAGTTTGAGCAGCTTGGAGAGTATAAATTTCAAAATCA gcttGTCGTTCGTTACACCAAGAAAACGCCCCAGGTAGCAACTTCAACTCTTGTGGAGGCTGCAAGAACTCTAGGGAAAGTGGGCACCCAGTGCTGTGGTCTTCCTGAGGCCGAGAGACTGCGCTGCTTTGAAGACTAC TTGGCCCTGGCGGTGAACCGGTTCTGTGTGCTGCACGAGAAGAACCCCGTGAGCGCGCGCGTCACGGAGTGCTGCACCAAGTCCCTGGTGAACCGGCGG CCGTGCTTCACCGCGCTGCCCGTGGATGAGACCTACGTTCCCAAGGAGTTCAACGCCGAGACCTTCACCTTCCACGCCGACTACTGCACACTTCCAGAGGCGGAGCAGCAGCACAAGAAGCAAAT
- the LOC125364581 gene encoding albumin-like, with the protein MKWVTCISLLLLLFSSAYSRGVFRRDAHKSEVAHRFNDLGEQYFKGLVLVAFSQYLQKCPYEDHVNLVKDVTEFAKTCVADESAANCDKPLPTLFGDKLCSLPSFADKYPEMAECCGKQEPERNECFLQHKDDSPDLPRVEKPGADVMCAAFHENEDKFLGQYLHAVARRHPYFNAPELLYYAEKYKEVMTECCKAEDKAACLTPKYDALKEKVLMSSAQQRLKCASFQKFGERAFKAWAVSRMSQKFPKADFAEVSKLVTDLTKVNKECCHGDLLECADDTADLVKYMCENQDSISSKLQHCCEKPLLQKAHCLSEVEKDDMPADLPPLEADFVQDADVCKNYAEAKDVFLGTFLYEYSRRHPDYAVSMLLRLAQKYEAVLERCCAEADPHACYGKAFDELKPLVDEPQNLVKENCEQFEQLGEYKFQNMLVVRYTQKAPQVSTPTLVEAARNLGKVGTKCCNVPETERLPCVEDYLSLVLNRFCVLHEKNPVSARVTECCTKSLVNRRPCFSALSVDETYVPKEFNAETFTFHADYCTLPEAEQQHKKQVTMAELVKHKPAVTKEQLAAVLGKVAAFLDTCCKAADKEACFAEDGPKVVAASQAALA; encoded by the exons ATGAAGTGGGTAACTTgtatctccctcctcctcctgctcttcagcTCTGCCTACTCCAGGGGTGTGTTCCGCCGGGATGCAC aCAAGAGTGAGGTTGCTCACCGATTCAACGATCTGGGAGAACAGTATTTCAAAGGCCT GGTCTTGGTGGCTTTCTCTCAGTATCTCCAGAAGTGCCCCTATGAAGATCATGTCAACTTAGTCAAAGATGTAACTGAGTTTGCCAAAACCTGTGTGGCTGATGAGTCCGCTGCTAACTGTGACAAACCACTT CCCACTCTCTTCGGAGACAAATTGTGCTCGCTCCCATCGTTTGCTGATAAATACCCCGAGATGGCTGAGTGCTGCGGAAAACAAGAGCCCGAGCGCAACGAATGCTTCCTGCAGCACAAGGACGACAGCCCCGACCTGCCGCGCGTGGAAAAGCCGGGCGCCGACGTCATGTGCGCTGCCTTCCACGAGAACGAGGACAAGTTTCTGGGACA GTATTTGCACGCGGTGGCCAGAAGACATCCTTACTTCAACGCCCCAGAGCTCCTCTACTATGCGGAGAAGTACAAGGAAGTGATGACCGAATGCTGCAAAGCTGAGGACAAAGCCGCCTGCCTCACCCCAAAG TATGATGCGCTGAAGGAGAAGGTGCTGATGTCCTCGGCTCAGCAGAGACTCAAGTGTGCCAGTTTCCAGAAATTCGGAGAAAGAGCTTTCAAAGCATG GGCAGTGTCTCGCATGAGCCAGAAGTTTCCCAAAGCCGACTTTGCCGAGGTTTCCAAGCTTGTCACGGATCTGACCAAAGTCAACAAGGAGTGCTGCCACGGAGACCTGCTGGAGTGCGCGGATGACACC GCGGACCTCGTcaagtacatgtgtgaaaatcAGGATTCGATCTCCAGCAAGCTGCAGCACTGCTGCGAGAAGCCTCTGCTGCAAAAGGCCCACTGCCTTTCTGAGGTGGAAAAGGACGACATGCCGGCCGACCTTCCCCCCTTGGAGGCCGATTTCGTGCAGGACGCTGACGTTTGCAAGAACTACGCTGAGGCCAAAGACGTTTTCCTGGGCAC GTTTCTGTACGAGTATTCTAGAAGGCACCCCGACTATGCTGTCAGCATGCTGTTGAGGCTCGCCCAGAAATACGAAGCCGTGCTGGAGAGGTGCTGTGCCGAGGCCGACCCCCACGCGTGCTACGGCAAGGCG TTTGATGAACTTAAGCCCCTTGTGGATGAGCCTCAAAATTTGGTTAAAGAAAACTGTGAGCAGTTTGAGCAGCTTGGAGAGTATAAATTCCAAAACAT GCTTGTGGTTCGTTACACCCAGAAAGCACCTCAGGTGTCGACTCCAACTCTTGTAGAGGCTGCAAGAAACCTAGGAAAAGTGGGCACCAAGTGTTGTAACGTTCCTGAAACAGAGAGACTGCCTTGTGTTGAAGACTAT TTGTCCCTGGTGCTGAACCGGTTCTGTGTGCTGCACGAGAAGAACCCCGTGAGCGCGCGCGTCACGGAGTGCTGCACCAAGTCCCTGGTGAACCGGCGGCCGTGCTTCAGCGCGCTGTCCGTGGACGAGACCTACGTTCCCAAGGAGTTCAACGCCGAGACCTTCACCTTCCACGCCGACTACTGCACACTTCCAGAGGCGGAGCAGCAGCACAAGAAACAAGT AACCATGGCGGAGCTGGTGAAGCACAAGCCCGCGGTCACCAAGGAGCAGCTGGCGGCCGTGCTGGGGAAGGTGGCCGCGTTCCTGGACACGTGCTGCAAGGCCGCGGACAAGGAGGCCTGCTTCGCCGAGGAC GGTCCAAAGGTTGTTGCCGCCAGCCAAGCTGCCTTAGCCTAA